The DNA window CTCAGGTAGCCTCCACCAAGTTCTTTGAAATGCAGCCCCCTTTTAGAAAATTTGACTTTGGGGAGTTTGCTTCACACAAAGCAtttaaaaagggaaccctcccagaTGTGGAATGCTTGTTTAGACCCCAGATCAGAGGAACAGGTCTGTACATCTGTGCAGTTCAGAGTGCGTccacacatttttgttttcccgGTGACCTCTGGGTTTGAAGGGAGCTCAGATGTGGAAGCAGCTCAGAGTTAAGTCGAGGCAACACTACTGCCGTCAGACGTTGCTCTGTTGCAACAAAAGCGTTCTCAGCTCTCTTTCCCTCTGATCTTCCTGCCTGTACTTCTCCTCAAGTTTCTGCTTCTCAGAATCTGTGCAGTAAAAGGTGCAGTCTGGGCTCTTCCGGATCTGCTCGAACTGACTGAAATCAGCCACGTATTTGCCGGTTTTTGAGAGAGAAACCACAGGCACAAACTCAAAACCCCAGTAGATCTCCTCTGGGATGTAAGATGTGCGGCTCTGGCAGACAGCGCTGGTGGACTCCACCGTGGCATTGAGGAGAACCACCAGCTCAAACTCCTTCTGTTTAAGGTTTTGGGGGGTGAGATCTCTCAGGGGGCTCGTCTCATCCAGCACGTGGTAGAAGGTCATGGGCAAGATGAGGAAGGGGCTCTCGGAAGAGGAGTCCACGTGGAATTTGACGGTGGCCTGGTTGAGGAGGATTCGCTCCCCCTCCTTGGTGACGTGGGTCTGAAGGAGCTTTCCTGAGAGCTGGCACTGAATCAGGAGACTCTTCCTCATGTTGGCCACCTGGATCACCAAGCACAGCTTCCCGTTCTGCTTGGTGATGACGGCACAGTGGCTGAACTTGATGGTCTCCGCCCGCTTCTTGGGTCTCGCAATTTTGGCCAGGAAGGTGCCCGTGATGAAGATCTCAATCAAGGTGGTGATGACCAGCTGAGCCACCAAGAGGAAGATGGCATGAGGGCATTCCTCTGTGATGGAACGGACTCCATAGCCGATGGTTGTCTGGGATTCCAGGGAAAAGAGAAATGCCCCCGTGAGGGAGTCCACCTTCATGATGCAGGGGGTGTGATTTGAAGTGTGCTCACTGGGTTCTAAGTCCCCATGAATGAAGGCAATGGCATAGTAGATCACACCAAAAAGGAACCAGGTCATCACGAACGTGGCAGCAAACAGGGTGAGCTTGTATCTCCACTTCATGTCGATGACGGTGGTCCACAAGTCTTGGAGGTAGAGCAAGTATATGCCATCCACTTTGTCGATTCTCACGTTGCTGTGTCCACTCTTGGACATGACTCGGGGTCTGCTGGTCTTGAGGCCAGCTCCAGCAGTGTGCTTCACCAGGGGAGCACTGGCCACACTGATGTTAATCCGTTCCATGGTCAGGCTTTGGGACCTCCTAAGGAAATGACAAAGAAAGACGTTCCATTGTTGTCGCATGAGGTAGAATGCCCAGGAAACAGAAACAGGATAATCATGTGAGATAAATATGAATGTACATGGACGTTTACAAGAAAGGATAATGCTGAGGGCACGATGAATCACTGTGTACTTGAGGATGGCAGTAGGATGGAGTGAGGAGCACAGACTGGAGACAAGGAAACCTGGGTTCAATGTTGACTCTCCAACTTATTTGCTGTGAGACCTGGGCTAAACTAGTTAACCTTTCTGGACCTCAAATCtctaatatgtaaaatatgtaaataaagtcTACTTCTCAGGGTTCTTGTGATAATTGAATGAGATAATGGCTATAAAGTGCCAAAACAGAGCTTCACACTCAAAAAAATGATGCTAATCTTCTCTTTGTGATATCACACTCACAAGAATCCACCCCACAGAGTATtatgaatatatttgtatattcagtTCTTATGGATTTCCAagtatagaaaatttaaaaataagttgacTGAGCATAGGGCCAGTACTGATATAATTAAAATGCACCATCCATAAGATACTTCTTGATACAGTGATGGGAAATgttaatacaaattttaagacctTGTGTAGTATTCATAAACGTTTTTAAAAAGCTACCACTTGCATGAGATTCCCTGTAGTAGCAATTCATTTTCCCCCTAGTCCAATGAATAACTGGGAATCCGTGACCTGTCCTAGTTCTTGATTACAATGGAAAAGAGCAAGTTATCAAACAACCGAAAACATAGAGTGAATAATTATGCTTTATTAATGGCTTGATCAGTATGCTGGTTATTCTCAGAAAAGTGTTATCAGTATAGACTATTAGGTGTGACATTTAGGTATGGTGCAAAAATTCAGCCTTACTTCCTTTGAGCTAAGTAGAACCAGCATAGAAATCTATTTTAAAGAGCTAATGAACAAGTAAATAAGTACAGGCATCCAACATTGTAGCAGAACAGACTTACCTAGAAGAAGCACTAGGCTCCCACACTGAGACCTGGGCAATGCTCTGCCCTCCGTTTACAGATAGGGACAAGCTGGGTGTGAGGCCACACAGCATCTTATAGTACCTGCCTGGTGACTCACATAAATTACCCCTACATTCCTTGAAAAACATAATGTGAGTGATTATAGGGCAATTCTACCTGGTTGGTATGCTTTTTCCACCTCATCGGCattttaagaataataataaaaaatttctccctttaaaaagGAACTGGTATATGGTGGTCTGTGATTCATGCAATAATCTTTGCTTTTGGAGCAGTGTTATCTCAATAGAAGTTTCTAAAGTAATTCTTTGGGCAAATCCCTTCAAGGAATCTGAAACTGTATCCATTATAAGATAACACCTGTTGAGGATGCAGTACGTCTGTTGGGCTTTTTAATTTTCCTGTTATGTTATTAAGAGTGTGTCCTTTACTGACTGCCCcttgaaatgatatattttttttctcagaaaagaGAGTCCCCgtttcattttctttgcaaaGAAAGGCCCTAAGTTATTCAGAATTTATTTTACTTGTTGAAGCCTATTCCATTTATTTGGGGGTAAGTTTAGATGAAAAGTACAGGATATAATTTAGTGTGGGCTTTATCAGACCCTTTATGCAGCACTTCTCAGTAACCAAGAGGAAAGCGACCAcaataaaagtttgaaaaagtTAATACCATGCTGGCTTGCCCAAATGCGTAGTCAAGCTCAGAACACTTTGCCAAGACAAACACAGCTTATGGACAAGTAATTGCATgcacttaaacaacaaaaaaaagaaactggtagGGGAAAGTGCATGCCATTCAACCcactgaaataaaaacagaagcttAAGTTTTCTTGTGTGAATGATGCAGAAGTGTCCTGCAGCACAAGCTCAGCTCCAAGCTCAGCTTTCCACCAGATTCTGAGAAACTTGGCCCTGTTTCTATGCAGGCAATGCCATGAAGCTTCTGTTTTAACCTCTGTTTCAAAGGGGCAATGGGCTAGGCTTGCGATGAGCTGAatctttcccctcttctttctgctgaaagttctTGTGCTGCATTTTTGCACAACTATTGTTGGAATCAGTGACACCAATGGAACCAGTGACACCATCAGTGGATGGGGGGCCTATATGGGGGAACAAAACTTAGAGTCTCTGGGTGAGGTGGGAGTCTTGGGATTAACATCTCTCTGTGGAAAAGAGCGGCTGGTGGACAGCACTCAAAGGTTAAAcacccactccctccctctcaaCATTCCTGTGCCCTCAGAACTGGGTGCTACCTGGTCACTCACTCGGCAGGTCAAATGACGACTTCTTCAAAGCAGGTGTATCGTCCTCGCTCCAATTCGCCCACCTGGCTACCATGGGATTCTTCTACTTCCTGAAAGAAAGAGGGACACATGGAGTTCACAGCTGTTGACTAAGAAACTGACCCAGTGAAACTGACCCTTACTGATTCCCCCAAGTGCTAGGGCCACAGCATTCACCTTCCAACCCCTGGTGATCTGGCAGAGTGCCCAGAATAGATCCAAGCTCAAGGAGTGTTTTAGGAATGAAATTgaagccccagtcacagccctcACTGTAGAATTCCCACCCTCTGGAGGGAGCTTGATAGTAAAACACCCTGGAAAGAGTGGGTTAACTCACCCCCACTGAAGCCCACTATCAACTGACCAGCAAACAGGGAGACAGGAAGGGGAAGTGCAGAGGAAGTAAACAGTgagaattggaagggaagagtCTAGAATATTTTTACCGCCTGTGGAAATGCATTATTGCTGTTGAGTCATAGGACATTAGATTCAAAAAGAATGTCAAAACCAAGGCATTTGACACACATTTTTCAAACGAGGAGACCTGGGAGGTTGCAGTGACTTGTCTTCTTCCCACAGATGGCCCATAGCAGAAAGAACGAGGTCCCAAGTCTTTGGAAGCTAGACTGGAGTTCTTGTCAGTACACAAATCCCTCTTAAACCTCCAAAGTTTAATGCAGTCTGTTCTAACTCCACTAGATTCTTTTGCAGGCTACTTTTCTGAAATACTTCTTCCTAAACTATACGTATATATCTCCCCACATTTTTATCTGTCTTATACACAGAGGCTTAGTACACTTCACACTTCTTTTCTGATCCACTAATTATTGTCAATAATTACAATAATTACTCTTTTATCATTTAGGTAGTCCTAATTATCAGTCTGTATAGCCTTCTATATACTGGATTCTCTCAGTGTGTTCACAGTATGTTTGGCAAACGACATCTACATCATCGCTTTATTAAGATCCAGCATCTCCTTCTTTGCACCCATTTATTTTTACCTGTATgctttatcttttatattttattatatgctCTTAATTTATAGTATTTCATTCCTCAGCAGACTCCTTTAATGCAATTTACTTCATTGCACACTCTTCTTTCGTATAGTTTTATGTTACtgctttagatttttttcccttagattctgCAATCTACCTGGTTTCACTTCTAAAGTATTAAGGGACCATAATCATTTCCCAAAAGTAAGGGatggaaagaataataaaagatatTCTCTTCTAATTTTCCCTCTCCTGATCCCACAAAGAAACAATATTCCATATGAACCATTAGTAGTTTTCTATAGTCTCtggaaattgtatttatttctccAGTTTTCATCATATGATTCCAATATGTGGGTTGGGATTGTTCCTAGAATGGTGATATCTTTACTGAAGTGAAGTCCTTGAAACTACTGAATGGAGAGGTCAATATTACACTCTCCTATTTCAAGCCagtaacatatacatggaatgAAGTCACTTAGTGCTTAGGCTGTGCAGCATTTGTTTTCTggagataaaggggaaaaaaaacacattttggaaACAGAACTAAacagtagccacattaaaaaagataCTTATCTATATGAAGAACCACACTTCCAGTGCTGGGGACAAAACGATGAgaatggaaaaaatggaaaggaagttCCCACCACCATCGTCGGCGGAAGGGGAAGAATTCTATCCAAGAAAGGGGATCTGGTAAGAATGGAAGACCAAAGAAATTAATTACTGTGAGCTGGAGCATGCTGTCCTGTCAGAGAGAAATCAACCTGTAAACGGACAGAAAGTCCCTGACCAGTTAGGAGAAATACATATGCAAATACTAAGTAAGAACAGAGTCAGGATAGAGTCAGAAATGGTCCAAAGTGGGAAAGATCCAgataataaaatgacaataataaaataaagattcagATAAGTGACAATAATACTAAAGTTTCAGATCACTAATAACAATAATCATCATCATAAATAGATAATGCTAGAGCCATGAATCATCATCATAAATAGATAATGCTAGAGCTATGTACCAGCCACTATTCTAGGTGCTTTCCATGTGTGAATGTAATTAACCCTCACACCATCCCCATGAGGAAGAAATGGAGCCACAGAGAGGTTGTGTGACTCACCCAAGTTCTCAACAGCTGGCACCTGGCAGTGTGTGAAGCTGTTGTACCtacactctcaaccactctgaCAAGGGTGCTCAGATTTTAGCTACATCAGAACCACCTGGAAGACTTGGAGTTTCTGACTCGGTAGGTTTAGGGTGGAGTCCAAGAATTAGCATGTCTAaaaactcccaggtgatgctgctgttgCAGGAACACACAATGAGAACCACCACACTGGGATATAGATGTTGAATCATATCAGCAGCTTAACGGCTTCCCCACCTTGATAAATCTCCGATTCCCAACTTGCCCTTAGCATTTCTAAAATAACGCTATTGCACGCAGACATGGAGAACATCCGTTTATTACTTTTCAGAATCTTCACCATGCTTACAGATAAATGAATTCCAATGACCCAGTGGCCCATGGCtaagtattaattttttaaggagcAATATATGGAGAATCTGATCAAAACTGTAAcacattatttatatttatcatataaaTATCATATAAGTATTATGTGTTATAGGATATGtagaaattatatattatttaacttAAATAATATTTCCAGTAAACACATAGATATTATGATATATTAttcatattatattaaatatatgatataaataATGCTAATAGATATATTAGCCAAAATTAAGCACAGACAAGTCTCTCATTTCCACAATAGATTTTCACCCACCATTCTTCTAGCCAACCTGTATTTACAGGATATTTAATTCTCAACAGTGTGATAATACAGCTAACTTTCATGTGATGCTtggctgggaaaaaaataaatatgctttaaGAATGATTCTTTTCCCCTCCTAGTTAGTACAAAACTGAGACCTTCTAAAAACGTATAGCTCTGTTGAGtcaaattttggaagttttcagtTCACCCACGCTGGGAATAACTTCTGTGTTCCATGGGGGGCTAACAAAGTATATGCACctgtggaaaaataatttaaaaatggggaGACAGTGGCTCCCTAAACCTGGAATTTCTCAACCAGGCCTCAAGTGATGTCATTCTACATACCTTCAAATGGGCGGTGAGGCATGGAAGAATGAAATCCAAATCCAACCATAACTCTGGATTTCCAGACTAAAATTAGAATTTGAGGGACTTTGACTTGAAAACTCTGGCAAAACAGCTCCCTGTTTGTAAGAAAAGTTGCTTCTAAAGCTTTGTTGGATGTCAAATATTTTTGACAAAACAATCTTTTAATCATCTCTCTTTTTGCTATGAATCTGAAATACCTGGCTGAAATTTCACTTTAAGCGTACATGGGTTTAaatattaagtagaaaaaaagtGCTTGACAAGAATCTAGTTGGGGTTCACTGAACtcaaaaggtttaaaaataatggaaaataaaatcagtgaGGCTTAGCTATCCTTTCTTTGGATCCTGTGACTGTGGCCGCACATACACATGCACTGGGGCCTTTGGTACTGGCCTCATGCCATCTTCTACCTGCTCTTCAAAGCAGCCTAGGACTCGCTTCAATGGCTGGGCTCCCTGTTCGGAATCCACTTCTTGACTTCATCAGTGTCAGCTGAGGACACAGATGGCTTGGCCCAGGTGGCCTCAGAACTGGACATGTTCATTAAAGAGAACAAGGTGGCCAAAGTTGACTTTCAGCAGATCCCAAAGGGTGACCCTTTGGTTTTATCTGTTGGGGAAATTACACTTTCCTTCTGCAAACCCATTTTTTCTCTCAGACCATtgaggactgaggttggctggAAGGAGTGGCAGCTTTTGGGAGGCTGTGGAGTTGGACATTCTTCTCTGTGAGGAACAAGAGGCTCTGAGGG is part of the Mesoplodon densirostris isolate mMesDen1 chromosome 5, mMesDen1 primary haplotype, whole genome shotgun sequence genome and encodes:
- the KCNJ15 gene encoding ATP-sensitive inward rectifier potassium channel 15, whose product is MERINISVASAPLVKHTAGAGLKTSRPRVMSKSGHSNVRIDKVDGIYLLYLQDLWTTVIDMKWRYKLTLFAATFVMTWFLFGVIYYAIAFIHGDLEPSEHTSNHTPCIMKVDSLTGAFLFSLESQTTIGYGVRSITEECPHAIFLLVAQLVITTLIEIFITGTFLAKIARPKKRAETIKFSHCAVITKQNGKLCLVIQVANMRKSLLIQCQLSGKLLQTHVTKEGERILLNQATVKFHVDSSSESPFLILPMTFYHVLDETSPLRDLTPQNLKQKEFELVVLLNATVESTSAVCQSRTSYIPEEIYWGFEFVPVVSLSKTGKYVADFSQFEQIRKSPDCTFYCTDSEKQKLEEKYRQEDQRERELRTLLLQQSNV